ttgggacgatccatgacctttacttttgtagagaattcgaggcTTGTCATATCATATGCCACTAGTTttatggggatcatcattccacgccatccgatcgcccttgacgaaaacatttggaaattgaggacgaaagtagtctagtttaacaccatttggaggtgatttgatTCCATTCTCTTAGACTTAGtggtttgttgaactagtatttgtgacggagtaTATGCCCTTATATTTGTTCCCTCTTAGTTGACTCCGCcatttagatgaggaaagtggctattcattttgttGATGCATCCTTATTTGTTTCTTTGTGCCTAATTATTGGATGTGTCTAAGTTTTGTGCAAGACCTTACTTGCCTTGCGAATTTTGCTTTTCCCTCATAAGTGAAATtacgtgagttgaaagggcgttgagtgcgctaatactcattcGGATATTATTAATAGAATAACcaagtgatgcttatattgtgcacacaCTTCTAAATAAAGGGTCTATCTTTTGCCTTGCATTAATCATGattgagcttactcgaggacgagtaagagataagtgtggggagatttgataactcAATATTTTACGAATTTTTAACCCACATTTTGTCTCTTATTTGATCGAATTAATAACCCGAGTTAGCCTAATTCACTCATATTAGTCTTATATAGCACATTAGCCGACTAGTTTTAAATAATGAAATTATATACTATTTTTGGATGTTGGTACTCCTTTCGTCTTTTTATTTTGTAGGTACCAAGTCCGAGTAAGACAAGCGATCAAGATGTATTAAAGAAAGACGAAATTGAAATAAGCCGGATAAAGACTTGGCCCGTCAATTTAACACTGCATCCGTTTTCAATCAAATTTCTACAAGTTGGGCTGATAGATTTGGGCCTCGGTGCATTGTGTGTGATAGTGCTGGTTGACTCTTCAAGTGGGTCTTTATAGCAAAGTGACAAAACAAGTGTGAAATCCAACTGGAGCCAGGGGAAAAGGGCGCAGCTCTTTAGAGGGAAGGGTGTTAGTTTTCTGGGCAGAGAGCAAAAAGACGGGAGTAGTAGGAGTAGGAATTGTGAATTTTAGGGTATTTTTCCTCATAAATACACTCAAAATTAGTTTAGAAATAGATTAATTAGTGCCAAGATTCAATCTTTTGGGTTTGTAAGACAATTTCCTAGCTTTCTTATCCAATTTCCTTCAAGTTGGTATGAATTATTTCTCCCACTTCTCTTTTTCATTGTCATTtctattattattgtgttttaattaatttagtcactTTAATtagtcaagttgtaatctttattACTCTTACCATGATTAGTGTTAATTTATTCATGTTTAGTCTTGAGATTAGTtgttaaagtttcaatctttatcaCTTTACTTTGTTTAATATCATGTTTAAAGTAATTATAAATATGTCTTGTGTTAGTTTAAGTATGTTTAGTGAGTAGTATTTTCAATAGGGTTTGATTAATCCCTAACATGCCAAGTTTACATAATTAAATCCCATTTTGATTAGTTGTTGGGTAATTAGTTTGGGTTAATTAAAGGATTTGACTTGTAATgttttatttgggattgttgttgACTTTTGACCCTTGACCGTCAACGGGAGTTGGCTAGGTTGGGAGTCGGCTCACCTCACTTAAACTAGTTGCCAACTCGagttgaacccgggagggagaacTTGAGGAGGGTGTCTTTAATTTtcggtttgaaatcgacccttgggagagggagtgggatgaccgggAATCTATCGTAgtcttaatgaccttgaccaatatttgagttggggaaatcgagtcatgagcccgggagggagttgagtCGATACtactagtgtcctattatgagcccgggagggagttaatAGGCGAATTAGAGGTGTTTTCCCCTTGACTATTACCCTAACGATTAATTAACGGGATTTATGATGGTAGATGAGCATGTTAGTGGATAAATCGGACCCTAGGCTTTCCTTATTGCTTAAATCTTTATTTCAttacttgtttatttagtttagtagtcttagttagtttaatttagttaattagCTTAATATCAATCAATCTCATGATCCGCGTAGCTAGCTTGTAATCTAAGACAAAACTAATACTCAAACTTGATctctttgtggttcgacctcgactaccctactacattagttgagttatttgtttgatttggggagtgcgacaaaccctGTTATCAGCCATATGACGAAGGAGAGTTGTGTTATGGGGACTGGCTTAGGGCATCTCCCTTGAAGGTTATCAAAGCTCTGGTTGAAAACCTTGGCCGGGCTCGACGAGACCTAAACACTGCTTTTGAGACGGAAAAATTTCGAGATGGTGAGATCGATATTGCTAAGATGATCGATAAATTGCAAGCTATTGCTCTTGACTTTAAAGCCAAGAAATCCGGGGTTGTTGTAGGCACGAGTACAGATACGAAAGCGGGGGCGACTATGGGGGATGCTGGAAACGAGCTGGTGGTGATAGAAGGGGAGAAGGAGGGGGAGGATTACGCTGGTGGTTGTGGGAAGCAGGGGAAGGGGGCAGTGAGGGGGAGGGGAATATGCTGAATGGTTGGGCAGAGACAGGGAGGGAGGTGGGTTGTAAGGGAAAATGAGACAGTGGGGGAAGTAACGGATGAGGATGTTGTGACACCGTGCTTGGCCCCTGGTGTGTCGAGGGTGGAGAAGGGGCCACGGACGTGGACAAGGCTGGCAAGGGAGGTGATTGAGAGGAGTCGCGAAGGGACGGGCGAAGAATGTGGGAAAAGAGGTCGTGAAGATAATGTTGGGGAGGAGGGTAGTAAGAAGTTTAAAAATATGACAGACTGGGACGTCTTAatatctgaggcggaggttgagggcGCTCAACCCCGCTGGGCCCAATGAATCTTCTAAGCCTTAATTGTCGGGGCCTGGGCAACCCCGACACTGTAAATAATTTACGAGTTTTGGTGCGTAAGGAAGCCCCGGCCATGCTTTTTTTATGTGAAACCAAGTTGTGTGGTCGTGAAATGCGGAGAGTGAGAGAGAAACTTGATGGGTATTTCGGTATAGAGGTTGATTGTATGGGGAGAGCGGGCGGGCTAGCTTTTATGTGGAAGAAATAGCTCGATTGTTCTCTTTTGACGGCATCGGTTCATCACATTGATCTGTTGGTAAAGGAGGGAGGTAGAGAGTGGCGAGTTACAGGTTTCTACGGATGGCCTGTGGTTTCAGATAGACATTTATCTTGGGAATTACTTCGCCTTCTTAGTGGGCAATCAGATATACCATGGCTTTGTATGGGAGACTTTAACGATGTCCTTTTTTCGACTGAGATGAAAGGAGGGAGTAGACCACAGTGGCAAATGAACAACTTCCGAGCAGCTGTAGATGATTGTGGCCTGACTGATATTGGGTGTGAGGGGTACCAGTTCACTTGGGATAATGGGCAAGCTGGAGAAGCGAACAGACAGAGTATGATTGATCGAGCTATGTGTACCAGCTCGTGGTTGGAACTGTTCCCGTATGCTAAACTCATCCATTTAACTTGGGAATGGTCTGACCACGCGCCGATTAAGCTGCTCCTAGACAGGCGTGCTACGGCTATGGAGGTGAAGCGTGGGTTTAAATTCGAGCAAATGTGGATTGGCGAGGAGGGGTGTGAGGAGGCGGTTAGGCGAGGTGTTGGTAAGGGGCGTGGTGAGTTGGGTGCGGCTATTAATGAGTGTGCAAAAGAATTACAGGCGTGGAAGAAATCTAGCATCCGTAAAATTGGGTACATGGTCGAgcgcaaatgtaaacaattggatAGGTTATCAGAAGGGAGTAGGACTGAGGAGGAGATTAGGAAGCGGAAGAAACTTGTCTCTGAAATTGCTACCCTTCGACGTCAAGAAGAACAATATTGGAGGCAACGGTCTAGGGCACTATGGCTACAGGATGGGGACCGTAATACCAAATTTTTCCATACTCGAGCGGGAGAGCGAAAAAGGAAGAATTATATAGGGATGTTGATTGATGATAGCGGTATGGAGAGGACGGGGCAGGAAGCCATAGCGGGGGTTGCTTCGAACTACTTCCAGGAACTCTTTACTTCGACACAGCCGCGGAATTTCGATGCCATGCTGATGGGTTTGGAAGAGAGAGTCCAGAATAGAATGAATGAGAGGCTGCGGCTCGAATACCGAGAAGAGGAAGTGGTGGAGGCCTTGAACCAAATGCACCCGCTCAAAGCGTCGGGACCTGATGGTATGAATGCTCTTTTCTTTCAATCTTTCTGGCACATTATTGGGTCGGATGTTATTGCGACGGTCTTGGGTATTTTACGCGGGGAGCTGAACCCGAATGAATTTAATAAAACCAATATTGTGTTGATACCAAAAAAGAAGGCGCCATATAAAATTAGAGACTTCCGACCAATCAGTTTGTGTAATGTGGTGTATAAGCTGGTCTCTAAGGTTCTTGCTAATAGGCTGAAAGAGTTTCTTGGTGAGATTGTGTCTGAAAATCAAAGTGCTTTCACTCCAGGGCGGTTGATAACTGATAATGTGCTTATTGCGTTTGAAATGTTTCATCATATGAAGGGCTCAAGCAATGCGGAGGGCAGTATGGCGATCAAATTAGACATGGCAAAAGCCTATGATAAGGTGGAGTGGGTGTTCCTCAGACGGGTTTTAGAGGTGATGGACTTTGACAGGGCTTGGATCTCGCGGGTTATGGCATGTGTATCGTCTGTTTCCTTCTCTGTTCTTATTAATGGTGTCCCGACGGATAATTTTTGCCCTCAGCGTGGGCTTCGCCAGGGAGATCCCTTATCACCATATTTGTTTATTCTCTGTGCGGAAGCGCTCTCCAACCTTGTCCGGAGAGCTATGGAACGGGGGTCTCTAACTGGGCTTCGGATTTCAAGCAGTGCGCCGGCCATTTCCCATTTATTTTTTGCGGATGACAGCATCTTTTTCGTGAAAGCGAATGAGGAGGAAGCGAGCGTGGTGAATGACATATTGCGACGGTATGAAGCTGCTTCAGGCCAACTAGTAAGCTTGGATAAGACGACTGTTTCTTTTAGTAAGGGGGTCCGGAGGGGTGTGAGGGAGCAAATAGCTGCGCGGATTGGAGTGAGGGAGGTGGAGGTCCAGGAGAGATATTTGGGGTTACCAACGGTGGTGGGGCACTCTAAAAAAGTTCTTATGGACATTCTTGGGGATAAACTGAGTAAGAGGTTGCAAGGTTGGCGGGGAAAATTATTGTCTAGGGCTGGTAGAGACGTTCTCATAAAGGATGTGGCCAATTCACttcctacctatgtgatgagtgtgtTCAAAATCCCGGCGAACTTTTGTAATGTTCTTAAATCGATGGTGGCTCGGTTCTGGTGGGGACATGAGGAGGGCAAAAGAGGCATAACTTGGGTTTCATGGAAGCATTTGTGTCGACCCAAGAGTGAGGGCGGAATTGGCTTTCGAGACTTCGAGGTTTTCAATAACGCTCTATTAGGTAAACATGCATGGTGTATTGTGACCGAGCCTGAATGCTTATGGGCTCGAGTTATGAAGGCTCGTTATTTCCGAACGGGTGATTTTATGACTGCGGATGTGGGATATAGGCCGAGCTACACTTGGAGAAGCATACTTGGTGCCCGCACGGTTTTAGAGCGAGGTTTGCGTCGGAGGATTGGAGATGGACAAGAAACAAGGGTGTGGGGGCATGCGTGGGTCGAGGGTAATGAGAGTGGTAGGGTTATTTCACCTTGTGGATCGGGGAACGAAGTGATGAGGGTGGCTGACCTGTTGCAGCCGCATGGGAGGGGATGGGATAAGGAGCTGGTTGAGAGAATGTTCCTGCCTTTCGAAGCGACCCGCATTTTAAATATCCGTACTAGTCCAAACATGCCGAGGGATAACTGGTATTGGAGTCTTGATAGGGACGGGGAGTATACGGTCAAATCGGCATATGCTTCTCTGGTAGGGGAGTTTAATGATGTAGGTGGTCCGTCGAACTGGGAGAGAGAAAGATGGTTGGGGAATCGGCTTTGGAAAACTCGGATGTGGCCTCGCATCAAGATTTTATTCTGGCAGCTGTGTAGCGGAGCATTGGCAACCTTGGATAACATAGCAGCCCGAGTAAGAGGTGAGTCTTCTTCTTGTTATTTTTGTACCTCTAGTTCTGAATCATCTTTACACTTGTTCCGAGATTGTAGTGTGGCTAAGTGGGTGTGTAGCTCTCTCTCAACCTGGATGGTGCCGAGGAGGAGGATATGGCGACTGGAATGGGGGAGGTTCGGGACTGGGTGGATGGGATTTGGAGGGCTAGTGATGCGCGGGAGGTGGAGAAGTACATGGTTGGATGTTGGGCGATCTGGGAGCACATGAACAAGGTAGCGTTTGACGGGGCCATGATTGAACCGGATAGAATTGCAAGGCGTGTCAGGGACATCCTTTCGGAGATGGAAACCGGGGGTGAGGGGGGACATGGCTGTTCAAATAGGCGAAAGGCGAGAATGGAGGAGAGGGAGAATGATGGGTGAAAGCCGGCGACGAATGGCTATGTCAAGATTAATGTAGATGCGGGGGTCAAGGAAGGAGAAGGGATTAGCACGGGAGTAGTTTACAGGGGTACGAGAGGGGAGGTGCTATAGGGCTTGACGGTAGTGAGAAGCTCGGAGTGGGAACCTCGGTTTGCGGAAGCGGTGGCAGTATATGACGGTCTGCAAGAGGCACAGATACGTGGTCACCAAGATGTAGTGGTGGAAAGTGACTGCCTTCAGGTGATTGAAGCGCTGCAAGCACAACGTAATGGGAGGAGTTTGTTTTTATTACTTATCGAAGACATTCTATCGTTTTCAGTTAGTTTTCATTCGGTTATTTGGTCGCATACGAGTCGCATTAATAACTCGGTGGCCCATGCTTTAGCTCATGTTTTTCCTAGGATAGATGGTAAAACTTTATGGTCGAACTTGTTACCTCCTGTTGCGGACTCTGCGGTGGCGTATGATTTATCTTTAATATAGTAATACCCTTCGGGGtgttttcctcaaaaaaaaaaaaacttatattaAATATTGGGTCACTCCAAAGTTTCCAAATAAAGGAAATCAACAAGAACATGCATATTGGTATGAAATCACACGACAATCTTTAAGGAAATGAAAGTACTTGGTACAAGAGAATGCAAACGAAACCTAAGATTTCTGAAACTTAACGTGAAGAGGAACTCCATTCTCATTGACGACCAAAGCCATAACGTCGGGATCCGAAGTTTCTTTAACAATGACATCCACACACCTATCCAAGATATTACAATATTGTACTTTGTAAACACCCGACTTGTTATCGTCAGCCCTCTTGATCTTAAACGTAGGATTACTTAAAATCATCGTATTTCCCGTTACGACATAGCCAGGAAAACGTGACCCAAATGGCAAATCCACTTGCCACGTCATAACCTCAGGGCAGTTTTTGCCCTTGTAATTAAACCGGAAATTGAGTCGGTCTCCCTCACGGATATCGGTTATTAAAGGGGAGACCGAGAACTTAAGAGAGACTGCAGTTGACGATAAGGCTACATGAAACGGGCAAGCATTGACCGTCGAGGTCAGGCCTATACCCTTAACTTTTGGGGATAGTTTCTCAATCGTATTTGCAGGGAGGAATACGTAAGAAGCGCCTTTTTCGATAGGATTGCCCTCAGTGTCTAACACTTTAGGGCTAAGAATTTTTACATCTTGGGCGACATTGGAGGGAGCCATTAACAAGACGATGAGAAATGATATTATGGTTAAACCGAGTAGCTCGAAAATCTGATTCATTTTCgtactagtttttttttttataaaagaaaaaaaTTATGTTGGATGTATAACAACAATATTGTAATTGGTGAAGAAGAAATTATGGATGTTATCCCTATTTATACACAAATAAGATCATACATCATGTTGTACAGGAAGCATGGTACATAAAGCCCATATATTACATATTAAACTATTTAAGCCCAAAAAAAAATTCTACACATCTCCATTTTTCCCTAATTCTGATCTCTTCAGTCGACAAACCCTACCCCTTCTTTCtcttctctaaatttctcttaaaCGATCCGTAATTCTGATTCTAATATGGTGAAAAGAAATCAATTGACATCATAATCAAGGAGGAAAAACGCATCTAATAATATTTTGGTGAACGAGAAGCAATTTACATCATCATCAAGAAGGAAAAATGGATCTAATAatactttgaggtaaatttctacacCAATCATACGAACTATTATTAGAAGAATACAAATTCAAAAATTCGAGtatataagaatacgagctattaagataagaatatgagCTAATGTAAAAAAATTACGAGCTTAAAAGAATCACGAACTTAAAAATACAAGCACatgagaatacgagctattaagataataatacgagctaatgtaaaaaaaaTACGAGTTTAAAGGATTACGAGTTTAAAAATACTAGCGCATAAGAATATGAGCTATTaatataagaatacgagctaatttaaaaagaatacgagcttaaaaggatcaagagttttaaaatacgagcacataagaatatgaGCTATAAAGATAAAAATTTGAGCTAATGTAAAAAGTATACGAGCTTCAACTATTTTCATGTATTAAAAATTTTGGATAAAATTTTTTTTTCCTCACGAGTCACGTCATATGATTTGTtccattataataatttaaaggagAATATGATTCATTAAGTGGATGGTGGATAAAGATGGAGAGgagttagaaaaatatggaagCAGTCAGAAAAAAGTAGGAGGATTGAATTCAATATTGGATTacgttattttattttttttgtaaaagcatttggaaaaagactaaaataaccttggatgtacaatgctcattgtacatccagttgtatagtcttggaactgctatttataggattataaccaagtttatttattcattcatgttataataatacggtttttctaacgtgtgcccttatTAGGGCACACATCAATAAGCCGAATACAGAAAGATTCACAACATATTCTCATGGGAAATGCAAGAATAAACTTACTCTTGTCATAATGAGGGAGAACATCTTATTAAACTTTCCATTTTTGGCTTATAGGACAAACGTTAGAAAAAccgtaatattaattatagtctGTTGCCGTCTTCCAATAAACAATCATTCACGGTAATAACACAACGTAATTCTCATTATCTTAATTAGGTAGGACAGCCTTACAATATACAGAATTCAAATTATCTCAATCGTACTTTAATACTCCGTATGATTTATTTAATATGCATTATTTCCATCAAATTCCAGAGATACATAAAACGTGATGAGCATAAATGAAATCAAGTTTGATTAAGACTTGAGAGGCCAGGGTGGATGGACTCCTTTGCATGTCTACTTCATTTTCAAATTTCACTTCGACATAGTTGGCAATTACTAAAACCCTAATTTACATCAGTTGTCTAGAATGTGAAAATGCAATCAAATAAATTCTTCCCAACATCGCTGTATTCCACAAACTTATACTCGTTCAATTCACATTTGTTCTTCTCAATTCACATTAGTTTTAAACTGAACCAACAATATTGGTAGTAGGTTTAAGGAAATTTTACTTTAATAGCAGTTGGTAAATCTGAATTATACATGATAGCagttataaataaaaaaaaacctaaaaactaTTTAGTGTAACCCAAATTGTTTGGATCTTTTTTCCGGATATCATATCTTATGTCGAGAGTTATTGTATTTTCCAATTTGCAAAAGTATTAATTAAATCTCTTAACTTTATCTAATCGTGAGATTAAGCCCTTAAATGTCAATTGGAGTGATTAACCTCTTTCCCAAATATCATAAGAAATTGATTATCTTTAACAATATGCATGTTGAATGTTCCAAGAATTTGTTGAACAACACATTGTAAACGTTGGTTTACATTGCCATGTTTGGTAGCAGaagtcaactaaactaaatataaaaaaaaGTTCAAATATTTTAAAAATTGGAACGTACAAAACTTCTGGTTGATTTAGTTAATTACTGCTGAATCTTCGGTCCCTGTAATGTAAAAGTTACTCTCTTTGGTATtaattatatcagttgtataacatcCAAACAGACAGTTGCATTATTCAATTATGTAgttacctatttttattgttgtaggCCCATCAGTTTTTAGTTAACATAAAACGGTATTGCCAAATGTGGTTTAATTCTACCAAAATAAACATGTGATAATTGAAGCAAACCTTTATGTGCTTCCCAAATTAGATTAACCTACAATATCTACCCATATATTCGACTATGTAAGCATAAGACGGTGTAAAAGCTGAATGAGGGTACGCAAAACAACAGGTATCTCGATCATATATGTACCATGTTTGGAGAATTTTTTATATCTTTAACCAATAGAATTtgtttcataatttacaattaagACTGATTATTTTCTATGAACTTCATGTAGACAATATCTTTCGTGTGGCATTGGTATACTTGTTCCCTATCATCAATGTAGAGCATTCATCCCTTGGTGATGTTGTTTTTTTTACGTTGTTACTTAAAGCTAACCACAACTAACATCTGAGTTCATATAAATTTCAACATGATTAAGTGACTGCCCCTTGCCTCTATTTATCGTCATGGCGTAGCATGACCTCAATGGGTATTGTCTCCGGTTAAACACGAAATATATTTTTGTATCTAAGAACCCATCATTATCCCCGTGTACATCTATGAATATATGAGTCATTAAAGTTGCATGTCTATTATATAGATGTATCTTTATATCTTAGAGAATAACTAACTACTCCAATAACTAAATACTCCATCTGTCTCAATAAAATGTTTACATTCTCCTCCTTCTTCTTAATTAAGGGATAGAGTAGTAATATCACCTATATTTCTTAAATTtttcaaaatgaaaataaaacaataaaaatggaATGAATAAACTATTATCTTACACTAAGTATACTCTAATTTTTTATTGCTTAGATAaggtaactatttgattttctttggaCGTTCTAGTGAAAATTAATTTTGAAGCTCAAGCCATCATATTATAGTAGTTCAAGACCAGATAAAAACTTGTGTCACCGTACGATTACTTACGGAATATTTAAGATTGAAAAAGTACGTCTTGTTTAAGATGGAATATCCGTCTTAAATCTTAAAACGGGTCAAAGACTATCACATAGTGGTAATAAAGACAAAAAATTTGACATTTTCTAAGCAATTTGTCATGTGATTTGGtatatatttgacccgttttaagctTAAGATGGATAGTGTTCATCTTaattgagaatttgtgtaattttttAAATGAACTAAACTTTAGTATGTAATTATTAACATGAATCTTGTACCTATAATCTAGATATACGAAATTATTTCAAGCTAATAATCATTTTTGTAGACTCTAAATAAGAACAATTGTCGGCATACATTATTACTCATTTACACACTTGTTTCATCGGATAATTCACACGGTACCCCTAAAGTTTGCCActttgcacgaaatacccaaatttttgatccgTAAATCTTAAAGAGGTCATAACTCATGTTTACGAGTTCCAAAAGTGacgaattttttttccaaatcgctcATCTTTCTGAGAgctacaatttgaaaaaaaaaattgtcgcatTTGGATTACGCTACTAGGAGTTATTGTGAGTCAAAGTTTTTtcgaccgaacaaactttgagtgagcaTATCTCATGGTTACGAGTTCCAAACTCGtcaaacttttttttcaaatcatagtactc
The Silene latifolia isolate original U9 population chromosome 11, ASM4854445v1, whole genome shotgun sequence genome window above contains:
- the LOC141614748 gene encoding trypsin inhibitor B-like translates to MNQIFELLGLTIISFLIVLLMAPSNVAQDVKILSPKVLDTEGNPIEKGASYVFLPANTIEKLSPKVKGIGLTSTVNACPFHVALSSTAVSLKFSVSPLITDIREGDRLNFRFNYKGKNCPEVMTWQVDLPFGSRFPGYVVTGNTMILSNPTFKIKRADDNKSGVYKVQYCNILDRCVDVIVKETSDPDVMALVVNENGVPLHVKFQKS